In a single window of the Rhodoferax saidenbachensis genome:
- a CDS encoding DUF6806 family protein yields MPRYNAPFEIHVHGQVLLRADVQFDQLQDALKPLWKYAGARSLSDGASSSYEDEPGIKFDAQEHLLQMCWTVAGDDDFRQTLDEVCMNLNELAEAGAAIEVTFYDADFDEEEGQSGAESRDDFMMLFVGPNPAAIMQVQRDLLVQDLINMMERHFDGAELGGVVAEVDKLFTQRFDALVSSLEIGRPPRGPGGGHGGGHGGGRKPRHLH; encoded by the coding sequence ATGCCACGCTACAACGCTCCCTTCGAGATCCATGTGCACGGACAGGTGCTGCTGCGGGCTGACGTGCAATTCGACCAGCTTCAGGATGCACTCAAGCCGCTGTGGAAGTACGCGGGGGCACGGTCCCTGTCGGACGGCGCGAGCAGCTCCTACGAAGACGAGCCTGGCATCAAATTCGATGCGCAGGAGCACTTGCTGCAGATGTGCTGGACGGTTGCGGGTGACGATGATTTCCGCCAGACGCTGGATGAAGTCTGCATGAACCTCAACGAGTTGGCGGAAGCCGGTGCGGCGATTGAGGTGACCTTTTACGACGCTGACTTTGACGAGGAAGAGGGGCAATCCGGCGCCGAATCGCGTGACGATTTCATGATGCTGTTTGTAGGGCCCAATCCTGCAGCCATCATGCAGGTGCAACGCGACCTGTTGGTGCAAGACCTTATCAACATGATGGAGCGCCACTTCGATGGTGCGGAACTCGGCGGTGTGGTGGCTGAAGTAGACAAACTGTTTACCCAGCGGTTTGACGCACTGGTCAGCTCACTGGAGATTGGCCGTCCACCGCGGGGGCCGGGTGGCGGTCATGGCGGTGGTCACGGCGGTGGCAGAAAGCCCCGGCATCTGCACTGA
- a CDS encoding HD-GYP domain-containing protein — MLKKISVEQLTLGMHLKEFCGSWMEHPFWRSGFVITDPKDITTILASSIKEVWIDCDKGLDVAVGQSAMSEEESEAQVEAELLQAVTEQRELAPVSADMEFERAAKICLQSKQAVISMFQEARMGKAVDTGGARRLVEEITDSVTRNPGALISLARLKTADDYTYMHSVAVCAMMVALARQLGLDEEQTRLAGIAGLMHDLGKAAMPMEVLNKPGKLTDGEFAIIKTHPEEGYRLLLTGQDVAPLVLDVCLHHHEKTDGSGYPKGLKGDAISLFAKMGAVCDVYDAITSNRPYKSGWDPAESLRKMAEWANGHFDPKVFQAFVKSLGIYPIGSLVQLSSGRLGVVIEQTGKSLTTPCVKVFFSTKSNMRIVPEVIDLSKPGTTEKIASREDPAKWRFADLNELWSGLPSAAR; from the coding sequence ATGCTCAAGAAGATCAGCGTAGAACAGCTTACCCTTGGCATGCACCTGAAGGAGTTTTGTGGCTCCTGGATGGAGCACCCTTTTTGGCGCAGCGGTTTCGTTATCACCGACCCCAAAGACATCACCACCATTCTTGCCAGCAGCATCAAGGAAGTCTGGATTGACTGCGACAAAGGGCTTGACGTAGCGGTTGGCCAGTCGGCCATGTCTGAAGAAGAATCCGAAGCGCAGGTCGAGGCAGAACTACTACAGGCGGTTACCGAGCAGCGGGAGCTGGCCCCGGTCTCCGCCGATATGGAATTCGAGCGTGCTGCCAAAATTTGCCTGCAGTCCAAGCAGGCCGTGATATCCATGTTCCAGGAAGCACGCATGGGCAAGGCGGTTGATACCGGCGGTGCCCGGCGCTTGGTCGAGGAGATTACCGACTCTGTCACCCGCAACCCTGGGGCTCTGATCAGTCTGGCCCGGTTGAAGACTGCGGATGACTACACCTACATGCATTCGGTCGCTGTGTGCGCCATGATGGTTGCGCTGGCCCGGCAATTGGGACTGGACGAAGAACAGACCCGTTTGGCGGGTATCGCTGGTTTGATGCATGACTTGGGCAAGGCGGCCATGCCCATGGAGGTGCTGAACAAGCCCGGCAAACTGACGGATGGCGAATTCGCCATCATCAAGACCCACCCAGAGGAAGGTTACCGCCTGTTGCTGACGGGCCAGGACGTTGCTCCGCTGGTGCTGGATGTCTGTTTGCACCACCACGAGAAAACAGACGGCTCAGGCTACCCCAAAGGCCTCAAAGGGGATGCAATAAGCCTGTTTGCCAAGATGGGGGCGGTGTGTGACGTGTACGACGCGATTACCTCCAATCGGCCCTACAAGTCTGGGTGGGATCCGGCGGAGTCTTTGCGAAAAATGGCAGAGTGGGCCAATGGGCACTTTGATCCCAAGGTGTTCCAGGCCTTCGTGAAAAGCCTGGGCATCTACCCTATTGGCTCACTGGTGCAGCTGAGTTCGGGGCGTCTGGGGGTGGTGATTGAGCAGACCGGAAAATCCCTGACCACACCGTGCGTCAAGGTGTTTTTCTCCACCAAGTCGAATATGCGCATCGTGCCCGAGGTGATCGATCTCTCCAAGCCGGGCACCACCGAAAAAATTGCGAGCCGTGAAGATCCCGCCAAATGGCGTTTTGCGGATTTGAACGAGCTCTGGTCCGGTTTGCCCAGTGCCGCACGTTGA
- a CDS encoding acyl-CoA dehydrogenase family protein yields the protein MDFDYSPKTKELQARLQKFMDEHIYPSEAAYHAEITANTAAGKRWTPLQTIENLKPKAQAAGLWNLFLPVDSAEASGYHGAGLTNQEYAPLAEIMGRVLWSSEVFNCSAPDTGNMETIARYGSEENKARWLKPLLEGKIRSAFAMTEPDVASSDATNIATRIERQGDEYVINGRKWWISGAGDPRCAIYITMGKTDPEAPRHSQQSMVLVPADTKGITVVRPLNVFGYDDAPHGHMEILFENVRVPVSNILLGEGRGFEIAQGRLGPGRIHHCMRLIGLAERALELMCKRASSRIAFGKPVAAQTVTQERIAEARCKIDMARLLTLKAAWMMDMGGNKFAKNEIAMIKVVAPSMACEVIDWAMQVHGGGGMCDDFPLAYSYTAARTLRFADGPDEVHRNAIAKLELGKYAVNPKPVEMPITRGC from the coding sequence ATGGACTTTGACTATTCCCCCAAAACAAAAGAGCTTCAGGCACGACTGCAAAAGTTCATGGATGAGCACATCTACCCGTCCGAAGCCGCTTACCACGCCGAGATCACGGCCAACACGGCAGCCGGCAAACGCTGGACACCGCTGCAAACCATCGAGAACCTCAAACCCAAGGCACAAGCCGCCGGTTTGTGGAACCTGTTTCTGCCGGTGGACAGCGCTGAAGCCTCGGGCTACCACGGTGCCGGACTGACCAACCAGGAATACGCCCCCCTGGCCGAAATCATGGGTCGCGTGCTCTGGTCCAGCGAAGTATTCAACTGCTCGGCGCCCGACACCGGCAACATGGAAACCATCGCCCGTTATGGCTCCGAAGAAAACAAGGCACGCTGGCTCAAGCCCCTGCTGGAAGGCAAGATCCGCTCCGCGTTCGCCATGACCGAACCCGATGTGGCCTCCAGTGACGCGACCAACATCGCCACCCGTATCGAGCGCCAGGGTGACGAGTACGTGATCAACGGCCGCAAATGGTGGATCTCGGGCGCAGGAGACCCACGCTGCGCGATCTACATCACCATGGGCAAGACCGACCCGGAAGCCCCACGTCACTCGCAGCAAAGCATGGTGCTGGTCCCGGCCGACACCAAAGGCATTACCGTCGTACGACCGCTCAATGTGTTCGGCTACGACGATGCGCCGCACGGCCACATGGAAATCCTGTTCGAGAACGTGCGTGTGCCCGTCAGCAACATCCTGCTGGGCGAAGGCCGTGGCTTTGAGATCGCCCAAGGCCGCCTTGGCCCCGGTCGGATTCACCACTGCATGCGCCTGATCGGCCTGGCCGAGCGCGCGCTGGAGCTGATGTGCAAGCGCGCTTCCAGCCGCATCGCCTTTGGTAAACCGGTGGCCGCACAAACCGTGACGCAAGAACGCATTGCCGAAGCCCGCTGCAAGATCGATATGGCACGCCTGCTGACACTCAAGGCGGCGTGGATGATGGACATGGGTGGCAACAAATTCGCCAAGAACGAGATCGCCATGATCAAGGTGGTCGCCCCCAGTATGGCCTGCGAGGTCATCGACTGGGCCATGCAGGTGCACGGCGGCGGCGGCATGTGCGACGACTTCCCGCTTGCCTACAGCTACACCGCAGCGCGCACACTGCGTTTTGCCGATGGCCCGGACGAAGTACACCGCAACGCGATTGCCAAGCTGGAGCTGGGCAAGTACGCGGTCAACCCGAAACCGGTAGAAATGCCGATTACGCGCGGCTGCTGA